The Babylonia areolata isolate BAREFJ2019XMU chromosome 32, ASM4173473v1, whole genome shotgun sequence genome window below encodes:
- the LOC143276547 gene encoding uncharacterized protein LOC143276547 isoform X1, translating to MQSKKKGTHRRNNCMPWLTESSPLRHPQSLPSHRDMQDRHRDMLSLEKGFVVDAVITSVNASFPRRPVIPPYDAMKDKYASSYFRSPTVQAMLDREKTRREIKTEQNKLSTRRRCKATPTADDLRRRRDRFVVDAIEVERRRDRNRFYDIIPPYTADQDHHCKGYFQRSDIKKLLSVTLASPRS from the exons atGCAATCAAAAAAGAAGGGAACGCATCGCCGGAATAATT gcatGCCATGGCTGACGGAGAGCAGTCCCCTGAGGCACCCCCAGTCACTGCCCAGCCACAGAGACATGcaggacaggcacagagacatgctctccctggagaaGG GGTTCGTGGTGGATGCTGTTATTACGTCAGTGAACGCGTCATTTCCGCGCCGTCCCGTCATCCCTCCCTATGACGCAATGAAGGACAAGTACGCCAGCTCTTACTTCCGGTCACCCACCGTGCAGGCCATGTTGGACAGAGAGAAGACACGTCGG GAGATCAAAACAGAGCAGAACAAACTCAGCACGCGGAGAAGGTGTAAAGCCACGCCGACGGCGGATGACCTCCGACGTCGCCGTGACCGCTTCGTCGTCGACGCCATCGAGGTGGAGAGAAGGCGGGATCGGAACAGGTTCTATGACATCATACCTCCTTACACCGCCGACCAAGACCACCACTGCAAGGGCTATTTTCAGCGCAGTGACATCAAGAAACTATTGAGCGTCACTCTGGCGTCGCCACGCTCATGA
- the LOC143276547 gene encoding uncharacterized protein LOC143276547 isoform X3, protein MPWLTESSPLRHPQSLPSHRDMQDRHRDMLSLEKGFVVDAVITSVNASFPRRPVIPPYDAMKDKYASSYFRSPTVQAMLDREKTRREIKTEQNKLSTRRRCKATPTADDLRRRRDRFVVDAIEVERRRDRNRFYDIIPPYTADQDHHCKGYFQRSDIKKLLSVTLASPRS, encoded by the exons atGCCATGGCTGACGGAGAGCAGTCCCCTGAGGCACCCCCAGTCACTGCCCAGCCACAGAGACATGcaggacaggcacagagacatgctctccctggagaaGG GGTTCGTGGTGGATGCTGTTATTACGTCAGTGAACGCGTCATTTCCGCGCCGTCCCGTCATCCCTCCCTATGACGCAATGAAGGACAAGTACGCCAGCTCTTACTTCCGGTCACCCACCGTGCAGGCCATGTTGGACAGAGAGAAGACACGTCGG GAGATCAAAACAGAGCAGAACAAACTCAGCACGCGGAGAAGGTGTAAAGCCACGCCGACGGCGGATGACCTCCGACGTCGCCGTGACCGCTTCGTCGTCGACGCCATCGAGGTGGAGAGAAGGCGGGATCGGAACAGGTTCTATGACATCATACCTCCTTACACCGCCGACCAAGACCACCACTGCAAGGGCTATTTTCAGCGCAGTGACATCAAGAAACTATTGAGCGTCACTCTGGCGTCGCCACGCTCATGA
- the LOC143276547 gene encoding uncharacterized protein LOC143276547 isoform X2 — MDLRREKTSMPWLTESSPLRHPQSLPSHRDMQDRHRDMLSLEKGFVVDAVITSVNASFPRRPVIPPYDAMKDKYASSYFRSPTVQAMLDREKTRREIKTEQNKLSTRRRCKATPTADDLRRRRDRFVVDAIEVERRRDRNRFYDIIPPYTADQDHHCKGYFQRSDIKKLLSVTLASPRS; from the exons gcatGCCATGGCTGACGGAGAGCAGTCCCCTGAGGCACCCCCAGTCACTGCCCAGCCACAGAGACATGcaggacaggcacagagacatgctctccctggagaaGG GGTTCGTGGTGGATGCTGTTATTACGTCAGTGAACGCGTCATTTCCGCGCCGTCCCGTCATCCCTCCCTATGACGCAATGAAGGACAAGTACGCCAGCTCTTACTTCCGGTCACCCACCGTGCAGGCCATGTTGGACAGAGAGAAGACACGTCGG GAGATCAAAACAGAGCAGAACAAACTCAGCACGCGGAGAAGGTGTAAAGCCACGCCGACGGCGGATGACCTCCGACGTCGCCGTGACCGCTTCGTCGTCGACGCCATCGAGGTGGAGAGAAGGCGGGATCGGAACAGGTTCTATGACATCATACCTCCTTACACCGCCGACCAAGACCACCACTGCAAGGGCTATTTTCAGCGCAGTGACATCAAGAAACTATTGAGCGTCACTCTGGCGTCGCCACGCTCATGA